The nucleotide window TCGCGCAGTCCTGACGCGCCAAGGGGGGGCACTTTCACGTGAAAGTGCCCCCCTTGCGTGTGTCAGGCTTTGGCGCTCTTGAGGTCGAGCGGGTTCTTCGGGGCGTCGGAACGGGCGTCGATCATCCGCTGCCCCAGCTCCTGCAGCTGCTTGCGGCCCATCGCCGAGCGGACCTCGGGGAACCACTCGTCCTCTTCCTCTTCGACGTGGTGCCGGACGTTCTCCGTGAGGACGGTGACCTTCGCGTCGAACGTCTCGTCCTTCGGGTCCATGCCGAGCAGTTCCGACAGCATCCACACCACGACGTGGTGCTCCTCCACGCTTTCCAGGACGTGGTCCTTCGTCTCCGGAACGGCTTCCCGCGCCGCCGGGTAGAAGATCTCCTCCTCGATGTAGGCGTGGACGGTCAGCTCTTCGATGATCGAGTCCGCGATCCGGCGCTTCTCGTCGTACGCGTCCTCCCCCGCCTTCTCGAATTGCTTGAACAGCTTCTCCACGGTCTTGTGGTCGTTCTTGAGCAGCACGATCGCATCGGTCGACATGACCGGGCGAATACCCGCCGGGCCGCCCGGAAAACGCCGTTTGCCCGAACGGGTGCCCGGGTATTCATCGGGCCCCGACCTCCAGGAGTACACCGGTGAACCAACCGCTGACGTTCGGCATCGAAGAGGAGTTCTTCGTCGTCGACCGCCGTGGCCACCTGTCCCACGCCGGC belongs to Amycolatopsis tolypomycina and includes:
- a CDS encoding hemerythrin domain-containing protein, yielding MSTDAIVLLKNDHKTVEKLFKQFEKAGEDAYDEKRRIADSIIEELTVHAYIEEEIFYPAAREAVPETKDHVLESVEEHHVVVWMLSELLGMDPKDETFDAKVTVLTENVRHHVEEEEDEWFPEVRSAMGRKQLQELGQRMIDARSDAPKNPLDLKSAKA